From Oscillatoria sp. FACHB-1406, the proteins below share one genomic window:
- a CDS encoding metal ABC transporter permease has product MLTFLLDPLHYEFIRHAIAIGLIVGILCPFVGTYLIVQRMALLGDVIAHCVLPGLSISFFLGIDILIGAFISGILGSLAIAGIRTQSRVKVDAAMALTFSSFFALGIALITVLQNKLDLDSFLFGDILGVTQTDILRTFCIAVPILLAIKLFYKELLFYTFDRTGAQAMGLPVNTIHLGFMAAITLTIIASMQAVGVILVISLLVGPALTAYLLVKELHQMMFVGAIFGTLSSITGVYLSYYTNLPSGPAIVLVSSSFFVLVLLFSPDRGLLTNSRLLTQKRNMS; this is encoded by the coding sequence ATGTTGACATTCTTACTCGATCCACTCCACTATGAATTTATCCGCCACGCGATCGCGATTGGCTTAATCGTCGGTATTCTTTGCCCCTTCGTCGGCACTTATTTAATCGTGCAGCGCATGGCTTTACTCGGCGATGTAATTGCCCATTGCGTCTTACCGGGACTCTCGATTTCCTTCTTTCTCGGCATCGATATTCTCATCGGTGCGTTTATTTCCGGGATATTAGGTTCCCTCGCGATCGCAGGAATTCGCACTCAATCCCGCGTTAAAGTTGATGCAGCAATGGCATTGACATTTTCGAGCTTTTTTGCATTAGGGATCGCTTTGATTACTGTGTTGCAAAATAAGCTGGATTTAGATAGTTTTTTATTCGGCGATATCTTAGGTGTAACCCAAACCGATATTTTACGAACCTTCTGTATTGCAGTACCGATTTTACTCGCGATTAAACTCTTTTATAAAGAACTCTTATTCTACACCTTCGATCGCACCGGCGCGCAAGCAATGGGTTTACCGGTCAACACAATTCACCTCGGCTTCATGGCAGCAATTACCCTGACTATTATTGCCAGTATGCAAGCCGTTGGCGTTATCCTTGTCATTTCCCTCCTCGTCGGCCCCGCTTTAACGGCTTACCTCCTCGTTAAAGAACTGCATCAAATGATGTTTGTCGGAGCAATCTTCGGTACTTTGTCCAGTATTACCGGCGTTTATCTGAGCTATTATACTAATCTTCCTTCCGGCCCCGCGATCGTTTTAGTATCCTCCAGTTTCTTCGTTTTGGTATTATTATTTAGCCCCGATCGAGGCCTACTAACGAACAGTCGTTTGTTAACTCAGAAACGCAATATGAGTTGA